In Halobacteriovorax marinus SJ, the following proteins share a genomic window:
- the cdd gene encoding cytidine deaminase — protein MNQEIEKAYKVALAARENAHAPYSKFLVGSAIKVKGHDEIFPGCNVENASYGATICAERNSLIGAVARLGKIEVEYVVVACDTKPVTVPCALCLQVLSEFAKPETPIHLGDLESVKKTVLFGDLLPMPFNTLDC, from the coding sequence ATGAATCAAGAAATAGAAAAAGCTTATAAAGTTGCACTAGCAGCAAGAGAAAACGCTCATGCTCCCTACTCTAAATTTCTGGTCGGATCGGCAATCAAAGTCAAAGGACACGACGAAATCTTTCCAGGATGTAATGTAGAAAACGCCAGCTATGGTGCAACTATCTGTGCCGAGAGAAACTCACTCATAGGAGCAGTAGCAAGACTTGGAAAAATAGAAGTTGAGTATGTTGTTGTGGCCTGTGATACTAAGCCAGTAACAGTTCCTTGTGCCCTATGTCTTCAGGTTCTAAGCGAGTTTGCAAAGCCTGAAACCCCTATTCATCTCGGGGATCTAGAGTCAGTAAAAAAGACGGTTCTCTTTGGAGACCTCTTACCTATGCCATTTAATACATTAGATTGTTAA
- the folE2 gene encoding GTP cyclohydrolase FolE2, which produces MDLHTLRSNHSDIMDCEIKDSTGLNDFQKLSNEFGVAIPKVGIERFRIPLKFKHEDGSIMSHDCEASMFVYCDAHKNGVNMSRFCAILQEESEMAAVDNNFFKKVLRRYRADLRDASTEDLIPESFLKLNFKYPVKQKSLKSDNWGWQYYNCSLEGKENRDGKVIMSMTVNFEYSSTCPCSLSMAKQYEKGYAEGEITEGNGIATAHSQRSNATVTIDYDLESPISLLRLIELLRVALPTETQSLVKRLDEQAFAILNGENPMFVEHSSRRISAVLNAEESILDWRAKVEHFESLHSHNAVAYISK; this is translated from the coding sequence ATGGATTTACACACTTTAAGAAGTAACCATTCAGATATTATGGACTGCGAAATCAAAGATTCGACAGGTCTAAATGACTTTCAAAAACTATCAAATGAGTTTGGTGTCGCTATCCCTAAAGTTGGGATAGAGAGATTTAGAATCCCACTCAAGTTTAAGCATGAAGATGGCTCGATCATGAGCCACGACTGTGAAGCCTCAATGTTTGTCTATTGTGACGCTCATAAAAACGGTGTGAATATGAGTCGCTTCTGCGCCATTCTACAAGAAGAGTCGGAAATGGCAGCAGTAGACAATAACTTCTTTAAAAAGGTTCTAAGACGCTATAGAGCGGACCTCAGAGACGCTTCTACTGAAGACCTTATTCCTGAGTCTTTTTTAAAACTAAACTTTAAATATCCAGTAAAGCAGAAGTCTCTAAAGTCTGATAACTGGGGTTGGCAATATTACAACTGCTCCCTTGAAGGTAAGGAAAATAGAGACGGTAAAGTTATTATGAGTATGACAGTTAATTTTGAGTACTCATCAACTTGTCCTTGCTCCCTCTCAATGGCAAAGCAATATGAAAAAGGTTATGCTGAGGGAGAGATCACAGAAGGAAATGGAATAGCAACGGCTCATAGCCAGCGCTCAAACGCCACTGTAACAATAGACTACGATCTTGAAAGCCCTATTTCACTCCTACGTCTTATTGAATTACTACGTGTGGCACTTCCGACAGAGACTCAGAGTTTAGTAAAGAGATTAGATGAACAAGCTTTTGCAATTTTAAATGGAGAAAATCCTATGTTTGTAGAGCACTCTTCTAGAAGAATTAGTGCTGTATTAAATGCTGAGGAATCTATTCTAGATTGGAGGGCCAAGGTTGAGCACTTTGAATCTCTCCATAGTCACAACGCGGTTGCGTATATCTCAAAATAA
- a CDS encoding endonuclease/exonuclease/phosphatase family protein, giving the protein MKFITLIALLLLTSCIKEKNQINLLHYNIKELDSLKLRSKEDSQINAVKEVIQNFSFDILSINEMQYDLPMVPVKGLETTGQNINILAKRLGLENFSGVFYPANTGMKAKRDESGNYATNFKSTDTRKLADPEDFGIFPGQYSSGALIKNNLKIISSKNIQNLTWKEFNPAIDLTKFSDNNGNPLSERVKLFDKNLTDILVEKDGFQFHIIILHTVPAFHFGNKKSPNYQRNADQLKFLEWYLTRQTSLNIPGIEIEPLAENTPFVALGDWNTELSNTSNPGSEVLRSLSKKVQLYPTDPKLITNESPSFAPKRLQLQLDYIAVSEHFKILDAGVYRPEEMRKDLGCENIVKKDSIRSYKENEKSCYAEFSEDFLRAKEASDHFPVWAKLEVK; this is encoded by the coding sequence ATGAAGTTTATTACTTTAATCGCACTTCTTCTCCTCACTTCTTGTATTAAGGAAAAGAACCAAATCAACCTACTCCACTATAATATAAAAGAACTAGACTCACTTAAGCTAAGATCTAAAGAAGACTCTCAGATTAATGCAGTAAAAGAAGTAATTCAAAATTTCAGTTTCGATATTCTCTCTATTAATGAAATGCAATACGACCTTCCAATGGTTCCAGTAAAAGGACTGGAGACGACGGGACAGAATATAAATATCCTTGCAAAGAGACTGGGCTTAGAAAACTTCAGCGGAGTTTTCTATCCTGCAAATACAGGGATGAAGGCCAAGAGAGATGAAAGTGGTAACTATGCTACAAACTTCAAATCTACCGATACTAGAAAGCTGGCAGACCCAGAGGACTTTGGAATTTTTCCAGGACAATATTCAAGTGGAGCCTTAATTAAGAATAACCTTAAAATTATAAGCTCAAAGAATATACAAAATCTAACATGGAAAGAGTTCAACCCTGCAATAGATTTAACAAAGTTTAGTGACAATAATGGTAACCCACTAAGTGAGAGAGTGAAATTATTTGATAAGAACCTTACTGATATCTTAGTTGAAAAAGATGGGTTTCAATTTCATATTATCATCCTTCACACAGTACCTGCCTTTCACTTTGGCAATAAGAAGAGCCCTAACTACCAGAGAAATGCAGATCAATTAAAATTTCTTGAATGGTATCTCACGAGACAAACAAGCTTGAATATTCCAGGTATTGAAATAGAGCCTCTGGCAGAAAATACTCCATTTGTAGCCCTTGGGGATTGGAATACTGAGCTCTCAAATACAAGTAATCCAGGAAGTGAAGTTCTAAGAAGTTTAAGCAAGAAGGTTCAACTCTACCCAACTGATCCGAAACTTATTACAAATGAATCCCCTTCTTTTGCACCAAAGAGGCTACAACTTCAACTTGATTATATAGCAGTGAGTGAGCACTTTAAAATCTTGGACGCCGGAGTCTATAGACCAGAAGAAATGAGAAAAGATCTTGGGTGTGAGAATATTGTTAAAAAAGATTCTATAAGAAGTTATAAAGAAAATGAAAAATCTTGTTACGCTGAGTTTAGTGAAGATTTTTTGAGAGCGAAAGAGGCATCAGATCACTTCCCAGTATGGGCAAAGCTAGAGGTTAAGTAA
- a CDS encoding protein-glutamate methylesterase/protein-glutamine glutaminase: MDNKFFTSKTQNEYYLKVSFECFICVEANNGKSCGTLLSNLDFKKGKFSQFLKDAEKELNTIKSMMTLKVVGSSSFLREVKSEVEELTFKDQKYVQRDDKFEVVFYPNEGKLRVSKEEAKKDDNKVINVLIVDDSKTIRNLLTKVLSKSERINIVATAEKPSEVEALIKEHKPDVITLDIHMPEMNGVDLLKTIYPKYKIPTIMITSISIEEGPLVLEALESGAFDYIQKPKIEELSVVGPLMIDKVIEASKFKTNRRSSSSIINRSNNVFNKDCTIVIGSSTGGTTALKDILCGLPSDIPPVLIVQHIPAVFSKAFADRLNGLCPFTVSEAIDGDVVESNHVYIAPGGQQMKIKERSGKKIIQITDDAPVNRFKPSVDYMFQSFENAASKENLIAVILTGMGKDGAKGIRKLKDLGALTIAQSEESCVVFGMPKEAIALGGATEVVHKENIAEKMVEFSQSFKRKQAS, translated from the coding sequence GTGGACAATAAATTCTTTACTTCAAAAACTCAAAATGAATACTATTTGAAGGTTAGCTTCGAGTGTTTTATTTGTGTAGAAGCAAATAATGGGAAGTCTTGTGGAACTCTTCTTAGTAACCTTGATTTTAAGAAAGGGAAGTTCTCCCAATTCTTAAAAGATGCTGAAAAAGAACTCAATACTATAAAGAGTATGATGACACTCAAAGTAGTTGGTAGCTCAAGCTTTCTGAGGGAAGTTAAAAGTGAAGTTGAGGAGCTTACCTTTAAGGATCAGAAGTATGTACAAAGAGATGATAAGTTTGAAGTTGTCTTCTATCCTAATGAAGGTAAGTTAAGGGTAAGTAAGGAAGAAGCTAAGAAAGATGATAATAAAGTAATCAATGTTCTTATCGTTGATGACTCAAAAACTATTCGAAATCTTCTTACAAAAGTTCTATCTAAATCTGAAAGAATAAATATTGTCGCCACAGCTGAAAAGCCAAGCGAAGTAGAAGCACTTATTAAAGAGCATAAGCCAGATGTGATCACCTTAGATATTCATATGCCGGAGATGAACGGTGTCGATCTATTAAAGACGATTTATCCAAAGTATAAAATACCTACAATAATGATCACTTCTATTAGTATTGAAGAAGGTCCTCTCGTACTCGAAGCACTCGAAAGTGGTGCCTTTGACTATATTCAAAAGCCTAAAATAGAGGAGCTCTCTGTAGTTGGCCCTTTGATGATAGATAAGGTTATTGAGGCTTCTAAATTTAAAACAAATAGGCGTAGCTCTTCTAGTATAATTAATCGTTCAAATAATGTTTTTAATAAAGACTGCACTATTGTTATTGGCTCCTCTACAGGTGGAACTACAGCTCTAAAGGATATACTATGTGGACTTCCAAGTGATATTCCACCTGTCCTAATTGTTCAGCATATTCCGGCCGTTTTTTCAAAGGCCTTTGCGGATAGATTAAATGGGCTTTGTCCTTTTACTGTCTCTGAGGCGATAGATGGAGATGTGGTTGAAAGTAATCATGTCTATATTGCCCCTGGTGGACAACAAATGAAGATCAAAGAGAGAAGTGGAAAGAAGATTATCCAGATTACCGATGATGCCCCAGTAAATCGATTTAAGCCATCTGTAGACTATATGTTTCAATCCTTTGAAAATGCTGCCTCTAAAGAAAACCTAATTGCTGTCATTCTAACAGGAATGGGAAAAGACGGAGCTAAGGGTATTAGAAAGCTTAAGGACTTAGGTGCTCTTACAATTGCTCAAAGTGAAGAGAGTTGTGTTGTCTTTGGTATGCCTAAGGAAGCAATTGCTCTTGGTGGTGCAACTGAAGTCGTCCACAAAGAGAATATCGCAGAAAAAATGGTAGAGTTCTCACAGAGCTTTAAAAGAAAGCAAGCGAGCTAG
- a CDS encoding CheR family methyltransferase: MSVAKKVEEDSYDFLVEKVSTIVARISGNVLGEKQALMVQTRIKKRMSELGLRTAAEYVSYIDKHREKESGVLVSLLTTHHTFFFREFTHFEHLKANLPELVKKIRARGDNTIKIWSAACSRGQEVYSLSMFMNFYLPKIDPTMKFKILGSDIDPESVRIAENGVYHRREIKSVPMNYLGSHWARGTGDISDFVKAKKSISDSCEFKVYNLLTFQKEMRREKFDIIFCRNVFIYFKTEQIFEITKNFLDHLYTDGFLYSGISESLSALKLDLRNCGPSVYGHKVVEEVTPAMTVSDIRPTITPAPELIKSVTSVPDKLRVFCIDDSSSILTLLKKVFAEDQFEVVGTASNGIDARNQLKDLNGKVDVVTLDIHMPEMDGVTYLETYYDESHPPVVVISSASREDSDAAMRCLRAGASDFIEKPALNNLLERGEEIRTKARVSYIDRSLTKQHISSIDKEFEKEVTIDRPEDKFRIVVSSISDQKKVVKFFHELHGPQPATLMLFEGQDNLLEALKEDMSDKIKYPIEVVDQISSKFEPGKVYLADFKKVFDQAHQHHQDAKTSVMVFGQCSKHGGEQILNWGNAQLLLEDIGVNSSLSEAATDVVPVTSFAYMSSEYLSRK; the protein is encoded by the coding sequence ATGAGCGTTGCAAAGAAAGTAGAAGAAGATTCATATGATTTTCTCGTTGAGAAAGTAAGTACTATTGTTGCTAGAATCTCCGGTAATGTTCTTGGAGAAAAGCAGGCTTTAATGGTTCAGACTCGAATCAAGAAGAGAATGAGTGAGTTGGGTCTTAGAACGGCTGCTGAATATGTCAGCTATATTGATAAGCATAGAGAAAAAGAGTCTGGAGTACTCGTTTCTTTGTTAACTACACACCATACATTCTTTTTTAGAGAATTTACTCACTTTGAACATTTAAAGGCAAATCTACCTGAGCTTGTAAAAAAAATAAGAGCTAGGGGAGATAATACAATTAAGATTTGGTCAGCTGCCTGTAGTCGTGGACAAGAAGTGTACTCACTTTCAATGTTTATGAATTTTTATCTACCTAAGATTGACCCAACAATGAAATTTAAAATCTTAGGAAGTGATATTGACCCTGAGTCTGTACGAATTGCAGAGAACGGAGTTTATCATAGAAGAGAGATTAAATCTGTCCCTATGAATTATCTAGGAAGCCACTGGGCCAGAGGGACTGGGGATATTTCAGATTTTGTTAAGGCCAAGAAGAGTATTTCTGATTCATGTGAATTCAAGGTTTATAATCTTTTAACTTTTCAAAAAGAAATGAGAAGAGAGAAGTTTGATATTATCTTCTGTCGAAATGTATTTATTTATTTTAAAACAGAGCAAATTTTTGAAATTACAAAGAATTTTTTAGATCATCTCTACACAGATGGCTTCCTATATTCAGGTATCTCAGAGTCTTTGAGTGCTTTGAAGTTAGATTTAAGAAATTGTGGACCATCTGTTTATGGACATAAAGTTGTAGAAGAAGTTACTCCAGCAATGACTGTAAGTGATATTAGACCTACTATCACTCCAGCTCCTGAGCTTATTAAGTCTGTTACATCTGTACCAGATAAGTTGAGAGTTTTCTGTATTGATGACTCTTCGAGTATTTTAACTCTATTAAAGAAAGTCTTTGCAGAAGATCAATTTGAAGTCGTTGGAACAGCTTCTAACGGTATTGATGCTCGCAATCAGCTTAAAGATCTGAATGGCAAGGTTGATGTTGTGACTTTAGATATTCATATGCCGGAAATGGATGGTGTAACTTATCTTGAGACATACTATGATGAGTCACATCCTCCTGTTGTTGTGATCTCTTCTGCATCTAGAGAAGACTCTGATGCAGCCATGAGATGTTTAAGAGCAGGGGCATCAGACTTTATTGAAAAGCCAGCTCTAAATAATTTACTAGAGCGTGGTGAGGAAATTAGAACAAAGGCACGTGTCTCTTATATTGATAGAAGCTTAACGAAACAACATATTAGCTCTATTGATAAAGAGTTTGAAAAAGAAGTCACTATTGATAGACCAGAAGATAAGTTTAGAATTGTGGTTTCGTCGATCTCGGATCAAAAGAAGGTTGTTAAGTTCTTCCATGAACTTCATGGACCACAGCCTGCGACTTTAATGCTCTTTGAGGGGCAGGATAATTTACTTGAAGCTCTAAAAGAAGATATGAGTGATAAAATTAAGTATCCTATTGAGGTCGTTGATCAGATAAGTTCAAAGTTCGAGCCGGGGAAAGTTTACTTAGCAGACTTTAAGAAAGTATTTGATCAGGCACATCAGCACCATCAAGATGCAAAAACTTCAGTGATGGTTTTTGGCCAATGTTCTAAGCATGGAGGGGAGCAAATTCTTAATTGGGGGAATGCTCAACTTCTCTTAGAAGATATCGGAGTTAATTCAAGCTTAAGTGAAGCCGCAACAGATGTTGTGCCTGTAACAAGCTTTGCCTATATGTCGTCAGAGTATTTGAGTAGGAAGTAA
- a CDS encoding methyl-accepting chemotaxis protein, protein MSISKKKSSFQFKLLLTIVTVAFVCITIVASISYFKSKNALQAQSINQFSSMGEMMKNRLSHFEKQTKTFSERLGQNRLIEGLFLAYESAFYGASLFPGEDQNINTDQYKSVHKIYGERALELVSDYSLENILLVSLDGQVIMSSKEDPKANLLGRSLTNGAYSKSSLAKCFQKALDDEKAGLHFSGYEYNQITNSVVAFYCIRQLAEFDHLSEGISKGDNMGVVISQVNISELNSIVSSRVGMGETGQVYLVGDDNLLRTDFFVNKEKFNTVNSFKNKAEVHSPSIDAAVAKKTGTHFIVDPNGEEVLSYYSSISMFGRTWGLIAEIQTSEMFAPVRSMMIFVTISSVVALFIIILIGAYVTKLLVKPIVDANKILSDVTHEVSSNADKMKSNSVDLSDGSTKIASAIQETVSTLDELSSMVSRNLENVELSSKKSGESKVVAESGKQSVTNMIAAMGEINNSNSDIVSEMDNISHKMNEIIDVINEIGSKTDIINDIVFQTKLLSFNASVEAARAGEHGKGFAVVAEEVGSLATASGSAATEISEMLGESVKKVEAIVADSKSKLSALSSVGKEKVDIGTKTANECEQVLDQILVNVLEVNDKVSEITNASNEQAIGINEVSKAMSQLDEMTHQTTLISTEALESSEGLNSQANKLASVADSLSILVSGGIGKEVEKIDKQEVQKQEKLAEKNEEVHDKSLTSPVENTDESESGEDEVKDTSTEYEKNDVKLTQDLPSRDDSRFEDI, encoded by the coding sequence GTGAGTATATCTAAAAAGAAATCAAGTTTTCAGTTTAAACTACTTTTGACCATTGTAACGGTGGCATTTGTTTGTATTACTATCGTTGCTAGCATTTCCTATTTTAAATCTAAAAATGCTCTTCAAGCACAATCAATAAATCAATTTTCAAGTATGGGAGAGATGATGAAAAATCGCCTCTCCCATTTTGAAAAACAAACAAAGACTTTTTCGGAAAGACTAGGGCAAAATCGCTTGATTGAAGGTTTATTCTTAGCTTATGAAAGTGCATTCTATGGTGCGAGTCTCTTCCCTGGTGAAGATCAAAATATTAATACAGATCAGTATAAGTCTGTTCATAAAATATACGGAGAGAGGGCCCTCGAGTTAGTGAGTGATTACTCATTGGAGAATATCCTGCTCGTATCATTAGATGGACAAGTTATTATGTCTTCTAAAGAAGACCCAAAAGCAAATTTACTCGGAAGAAGCTTAACTAATGGAGCCTATAGTAAGTCTTCTCTTGCAAAATGTTTTCAAAAGGCTCTAGATGATGAAAAAGCTGGACTTCACTTTAGTGGCTATGAATATAATCAAATTACTAATTCTGTGGTGGCTTTCTATTGTATAAGACAACTTGCTGAATTTGATCATCTGTCAGAAGGAATAAGTAAGGGTGATAATATGGGAGTCGTAATCTCCCAGGTTAATATAAGTGAACTAAATTCTATTGTATCGAGTAGAGTTGGTATGGGAGAAACGGGACAAGTTTATCTTGTCGGGGATGACAATCTTCTTCGTACTGACTTCTTTGTAAATAAAGAGAAATTCAATACTGTAAATTCATTTAAAAATAAAGCGGAAGTTCATTCACCATCAATTGACGCTGCAGTCGCAAAGAAAACGGGAACACATTTTATTGTAGACCCCAATGGGGAAGAAGTTCTAAGTTACTATTCAAGTATTTCCATGTTCGGGAGAACTTGGGGTCTTATTGCTGAAATACAAACTAGTGAAATGTTCGCTCCTGTAAGATCAATGATGATTTTTGTTACAATCTCATCAGTCGTTGCTCTTTTTATTATTATTCTCATCGGCGCATATGTAACGAAGCTACTTGTAAAGCCAATTGTTGATGCTAATAAAATATTAAGTGATGTCACACATGAAGTAAGTAGTAATGCTGATAAGATGAAGTCCAACTCTGTAGATCTAAGTGATGGTTCTACAAAAATAGCGTCGGCTATTCAAGAGACTGTCTCTACTCTTGATGAGTTATCTTCTATGGTTAGTAGAAATTTAGAAAATGTTGAACTCTCAAGTAAGAAGTCTGGAGAGTCAAAGGTTGTGGCCGAATCAGGTAAACAATCTGTAACTAATATGATTGCGGCGATGGGGGAAATTAATAATTCAAACTCTGATATCGTCAGTGAGATGGATAATATAAGTCACAAGATGAACGAAATAATTGATGTCATAAATGAAATTGGTAGTAAGACAGATATTATTAACGATATTGTCTTTCAAACAAAGTTACTTTCATTTAATGCTTCAGTTGAGGCGGCAAGAGCTGGTGAACATGGTAAGGGCTTTGCTGTCGTTGCTGAAGAAGTGGGCTCTCTTGCTACTGCCAGTGGTAGCGCTGCAACTGAGATTAGTGAAATGCTAGGGGAGAGTGTTAAGAAAGTTGAGGCCATCGTTGCTGATTCAAAATCAAAGTTATCTGCTCTCTCAAGTGTGGGAAAAGAGAAAGTAGATATTGGAACTAAGACTGCAAACGAATGTGAACAGGTTCTAGATCAAATATTAGTTAATGTACTTGAGGTTAACGATAAGGTATCTGAGATTACAAATGCATCGAATGAACAGGCCATAGGAATCAATGAAGTCTCTAAGGCCATGAGTCAGTTAGATGAGATGACACATCAGACGACACTCATATCTACAGAAGCTCTGGAGTCCTCTGAGGGACTTAATTCTCAGGCAAATAAGCTTGCAAGTGTAGCTGATAGCTTGAGTATTTTAGTCTCAGGAGGAATTGGCAAAGAAGTTGAGAAAATTGATAAACAAGAAGTTCAGAAGCAGGAAAAATTAGCAGAAAAAAATGAAGAAGTTCATGATAAATCTTTAACATCACCAGTGGAAAATACCGATGAGTCAGAGAGTGGTGAAGACGAAGTTAAAGACACTTCAACTGAATATGAAAAAAATGATGTTAAATTAACTCAGGACTTACCTAGTCGTGACGATAGTCGTTTTGAAGATATCTAA
- a CDS encoding cache domain-containing protein, giving the protein MNVKKMLVASVLGLSFINVSAADCTKEQAKESVEKMCGLIASKGKGALAEIGKYRFCGSNYVWIQDKDVKMVLHPIKRRLNGKSLKANKDENGKALFVEFDKMAKSAAAGGWVDYVWAKPGAEKATPKVSYVKVCGGDLGWIAGAGVWK; this is encoded by the coding sequence ATGAATGTTAAAAAAATGCTCGTGGCCAGCGTTCTAGGTCTTTCGTTTATTAATGTTTCAGCTGCTGATTGTACAAAGGAACAGGCAAAAGAGTCTGTTGAGAAAATGTGTGGTCTTATTGCCTCTAAAGGAAAAGGTGCATTAGCTGAGATTGGAAAGTATAGATTTTGTGGATCTAATTATGTTTGGATTCAAGATAAGGACGTGAAGATGGTTCTTCACCCAATTAAGAGAAGACTTAATGGGAAGTCTCTAAAGGCCAATAAAGATGAAAATGGAAAAGCTCTCTTTGTAGAGTTTGATAAGATGGCCAAGTCAGCAGCTGCTGGTGGATGGGTTGACTATGTTTGGGCAAAGCCTGGAGCAGAAAAAGCAACACCAAAAGTTTCTTACGTAAAAGTATGTGGTGGTGATCTGGGATGGATTGCTGGTGCAGGTGTTTGGAAATAA
- a CDS encoding chemotaxis protein CheW, producing MNEEKMNQNLSIVDEENSELQRFLEFSLGDEEYAIPLLSVREVISVPETTPIPKAPSHFLGIMNLRGQVISVVDMRTKLKIKAKENNSEESVIIVDLDGMNLGIVVDSINKVLAFTLKDINEVPEIETQVNAEYIYGVYRKEDSLTVLLNVAKVLDIKDVNAMAKRAA from the coding sequence ATGAACGAAGAAAAAATGAATCAAAACTTATCAATTGTAGATGAAGAAAACTCAGAACTACAAAGATTCTTAGAGTTTAGTTTGGGAGATGAAGAGTATGCGATACCTCTTCTATCTGTAAGAGAGGTTATCTCTGTACCTGAGACAACACCTATTCCAAAAGCTCCAAGCCACTTTCTAGGTATTATGAACCTTAGAGGGCAAGTTATCTCTGTCGTTGATATGAGAACTAAGTTAAAGATAAAGGCAAAAGAAAACAATTCTGAAGAGAGTGTTATCATTGTCGATCTTGATGGAATGAACCTTGGGATCGTTGTCGATTCTATTAATAAGGTTCTTGCATTTACTCTAAAAGATATCAATGAAGTTCCAGAGATTGAAACTCAAGTGAATGCAGAATATATCTATGGAGTCTATAGAAAAGAGGACTCACTCACAGTTCTACTTAATGTTGCTAAAGTTTTAGACATTAAAGATGTGAACGCTATGGCCAAGAGAGCAGCGTAA